ATTTGGGCAAATTCTAGCTTTGGCGATAGTTACACTTCTCTTTTAGAGTATAAAATTGGAGTTACCGGAGAAAATTTTGAGCTAAAAAAACCGCTTATATTATGGATTAACGATGGTTTAATGGCTATTTTCTTCTTTTTAATTGGTTTAGAAATTAAAAGAGAAGTGTTAATTGGCGAATTAAATTCAATTAAAAAAATAGCATTTCCATTATTTGGTGCCATTGGAGGTGTAATTGCGCCTGTTGCCCTATTTATGCTTTTAAATCAGAACCCAGACACCTTTAAAGGTTGGGGAATACCCATGGCCACAGATATTGCTTTTTCTTTAGCTGTATTAAACTCTCTAGGAAAAAGAGTCCCTTTAAGTTTAAAAATATTTTTAATAGCCTTTGCCATTGTAGATGATATTGAAGCTGTTTTGGTGATTGCCATTTTTTATAGTGGTGCCATTAAAACCACCTTATTATTTATAGGTTTGGGCTTACTAGCTGGTTTATACTTGTTGTCTTACAAAGGATATTACTCTAAATTTATTATGTTTTTTACCGGAATAATCGTTTGGGTATTGTTCTTAAAATCTGGAGTACACCCAACTGTAGCAGGTATTTTATTAGCTTTTTCTGTACCGATAAGACAAAAAATAGAAACTGCCACATTTTTATCTCAATTAGAAAATATTTACAATGATATTAAAAATGCAACGGTATTAAAAAAACCTATTTTATCTAATGCTCAAATAGAACATATGGATGAATTAGAAGATTGGAGCCACAAGTTTCAGTCTCCATTACAGCATTTAGAACATAGTTTACATGGTTGGGTTGCCTATTTTATCATTCCTATTTTTGCATTGGCAAATGCGGGTGTTTTAATAGATAGTTCTGTAGGTATAGAAGTGCCGTTGGTTATAAATATTATACTTTGTTTGGTTTTAGGTAAAGGATTAGGAATTCCGTTAGTTGTTTTACTTGCAGAGAAATTAAACCTAGTACAGATTCCTGATGATGTTAGTGTGAAACAAATTTTTGGCGTTTCGTTTATTGCAGGTATTGGTTTTACAATGGCTATTTTTATTGCTAGTTTGGCCTTTACCTCATCTCCAGAATACATTAGTTCTGCAAAAATAGGAATTCTTTTAGGTTCGCTTATTTCTGCCGTAATTGGGTACTTTATTTTAAGAGCAAGTGCTAAGGTTGAAATTATTAATGAGGGATAGAATCTCTTATTAAATAGTTTATAAATAGAAAAAGAGAAGCTTAAGGTTTCTCTTTTTTTGTTGTCAACCTGAATTTATTTCAAGTTCTTATAACGTTTTAATATTACTGAGTTGAGATACTGAAACAAGTTCAGCATGAAAGTTGACTGCATTCTCTAAAAGCATCTAAATAGGTTTAGCCCAGATTGAACGGTCTGTTTGAGCTCTTTTTTGCCATTTTTTTTTGGCAAAAAAAGCGAGTAGTGAAAGCTGGAAATAGCTACAAAAAAAAAGAGAAGCCTTTCGACTTCTCTTATCTTTATTTCTGATACTAATTAACCTTCGCAACTAGCACATTCTTTCTTTTGTTTAAACTTCTGTGCAGCATTCATACTGTGTTGGTAATACATAGATTTTACACCTAATTTCCAAGCATTAATATATACTGCATTTACATCTTTAATTGGCATATCTGGATGCACCATAATATTTATAGATTGTCCTTGATCTATATGGTTTTGTCTGTTTGCCGCTTGATATACAATTACATTTTGATCTATTTCTGAGTACGTTTTAAAAACGTCTTTTTCTGCTTCTGTTAAAATATCTAAATGTTGTACAGAACCATCGTTATCTCTAATGCTTTTCCAAACATCTGATGTATTGTGCCCTTTTTCTTCTAAAAGTTTTTCTAAAACAGGATTCTTAATTGTCGTTTTAATTTTTGCAATATCTTTTACATAAATATTAGACCAAATTGGCTCTATACCTTGTGATACTTGTCCTAAAATAAATGCTGATGATGTAGTTGGTGCAATTGCATTTAAGGT
The nucleotide sequence above comes from Polaribacter butkevichii. Encoded proteins:
- the nhaA gene encoding Na+/H+ antiporter NhaA, producing MIKKVFVTPFQKFIKIEGFSGILLLLSTVIALIWANSSFGDSYTSLLEYKIGVTGENFELKKPLILWINDGLMAIFFFLIGLEIKREVLIGELNSIKKIAFPLFGAIGGVIAPVALFMLLNQNPDTFKGWGIPMATDIAFSLAVLNSLGKRVPLSLKIFLIAFAIVDDIEAVLVIAIFYSGAIKTTLLFIGLGLLAGLYLLSYKGYYSKFIMFFTGIIVWVLFLKSGVHPTVAGILLAFSVPIRQKIETATFLSQLENIYNDIKNATVLKKPILSNAQIEHMDELEDWSHKFQSPLQHLEHSLHGWVAYFIIPIFALANAGVLIDSSVGIEVPLVINIILCLVLGKGLGIPLVVLLAEKLNLVQIPDDVSVKQIFGVSFIAGIGFTMAIFIASLAFTSSPEYISSAKIGILLGSLISAVIGYFILRASAKVEIINEG